gcaattttaccgccGCACCACCGTACTTCCCCACATGTTAAAGTTGTAAAGGACATTGGTGCGGCTACATTTGTATTATCGTGTTCGGTTTTGGTCAACCTGCCGTGTGAAGGGTATCATTATGCTGGAAGCAtaggtttacgagaatgttgccaggaaaaGAGGACTGTTGAAGATTTCGGTTGTATCGGCTTGGAGCTTATCCCGCAGAGACTGAGATGCAGAAAATCATGGTgaaaatagatagggtgataCATCGAGTTTGTTGCTCAGAACCTGGGAATCAAGAAACCTACACAAATTACGCGTGTGTGAGGTGAGAGTGGAACGGTTTAATGGGGACTTGAGTGGCAAGTTTTACAATCATAACGTGATGGGACCCGTGGAACgcaatgccagaggaggtagttgaatagtgaataggaaactgaggggaaaCATTacttgggtgtatggaaggaggtGTTAGAGGAATTAGCTGAGGCTGTATGTTGTTAAGTTGAGTATTGTGCTGATTTCTGAGCACCATGCAATAGGAAAGTTGTCAAGAGGGGAACGGTATAGAGAAGATTTGCGCGGCGGATGTGTACAAGTGTAGTgactcatgagaggaatggatcggctAGATGCACATCATCTGTTGTCCAGAGTTGGTGATTCGAGGATCCAAtccataggtttcaggtgaagggaaACATATTTAATATGAGTCCGAGTGGTatcctttcacacagagggtcgcGGGTGGCCGaaacgagctgcccgaggaggtagttgaagcaaggactatcccagagtttaataaacatttagacaggtacatggatcgggcaggtttcgagggatatgggccaaacgcaggcaggtgggactaagcgtCAATGCAACACGTTGggtgctgtgggcaagttgggccgaagggcatgtttctaagCTGTTTCACGCTATGACTATGGCACATACAATAAGAACAttgtggccaggtacatggagaggtaaGGTTGGGAGGCAATTGGTTCAAACGCGGAGCAATGggacatcttagtcggcatgggtgACATGATGCCTACATTATTTATGACTGCATGAACTCACAGGAAAATAGGAGCCAATACCGTCCCGGCGCACCACAGCGCCACGGCAGACAGAGCGGACCCCACACTCCTAACTACCTGCAGCTGGCCACCTACTCCACGCTCCACTCTGACCGCTATCCCGGCCTCTCCCTCTGCTACGAGCGATATTGCAACTCCTTTAATCTTATCCGAGGAATATTGCGTGACATTGAAAACCTCATCGGGAGGTATAAGCACCTCATCTTGCTGGCAGAGCGAGTAGCCGGTGATTTTGACACCTTTACCCGACGTTATGTTAAACAGCGTGTTAGTACCGACGCTTCGGGCAATATGAATATCAAGAGAGGAAGATGCAAAGTGTCCAAATTTCATTTGAGAACCCGCTTGAGCTTTGGAACGATCGGTCATCCCTCGGTAGGTGGTGACCGGAGCAGAGCCACGGGTCTTCCTGAGTCGATCGAGAGCAACGGAGAGAAGATAATGGAAACTCTTGAAATGGAACTTCTTGGCGTAGACCGAGTCGCTAGTCCCATACTTTCTCAACGCATCATTGAACTTGCTGTAGAAATCTCCTGGACGAGTGTAGGCGAGAATGGCCAAAACGTGTTCTTCTCTCAGTCCATCTGGTACCTGGATCTGTCTCAGCCTTGAGGACTTTCGCAACTCTGTTGCAGCATCCCACACATTTGCGAAATCTGTGGACCGATTCTTCTCTACCTGGAGGTACTCGATCGCCAGCTGATCGGACGCTGTGCTCTGAGTGAACATATAGGCAGCCGAGTTCTCCATCATACTCAGTTGGATGTCGCCACCTCCCAGACCGCCCACCACCGGCCTCGCCGGACCTGCGACGGGACGGAAATTAATTGGTTAGAAATAAAGAGCGGCAGAGCACAGAAGCATCctattcggcccaacatgccgcACCCACGCTCGTGATCCATCTAAGCCAATGGATGCAAAGAGCtgcaacaactcagcgggtcaggcagcatctccggggaacatggatgagtacaaagtgcttgagtaacacaACGAGCTAAGCAGTATCTCtgcaaaacatggataggtactaGATACGTGGGCAACTCCGCGTTTCCTTTACTTACCTCTGTGCGAAAGTTGCTCCTTAGGTTTCTGTTAAATCTccgattaaatctctcccccccccccccccccaaccccctaacCTCAACCCCCTGGTTATTGATTCCCTTACTTTGCACAAAATACACTTTAATTCACCCACGCTTCCATTTACACACGCTTATCATTCTTTGCCTCGTAATTATGTCTCTGCCTTCGAATTTCACCCCTGGTTGGAAATATatattagacacaaaattctagagtaacacagcgggacaggaagcatataTAAGTGGATGAAGTGTGTGAAATAtagggtcgaggctcttcttcagacggagaggcaggggagagatatgaaagggtaagatgtgaaacaCGAGAGGTGAAATGGTTATTGTTAGCTGGCGGAAGGTGATACCATGCAAACATTTAATTAGGAGGACAGGCAGACTGGCCTTTGTACTTGcacggggagggatggagagagaggaaaggcaaGGGGTGCTTGGTTAGAGGTCAATaggcataccgctggggtataagctgccatagccaaatatgaggtgctgttcctcaaattatcGTTGGCCTCACTCCGACAGCGGTGGAGGCCCAGGCCGGAAAGGTCTGTATGGGAATGGCGGGAGGAGCGAAAGTGTTTTGCAACCGGGAGAACACGTAGGTctagacggactgagtggagctGTTCAGAGAAACGATAGCCGAGCCCGTGCTTGGTCTCTCCTATCCATTCCTGGTGCCGCACGTATAGTAGATGTGTTTGGAGGACTTGCATGTGTATCTCAGCCTCGCCTGGAAGGTCTGTCGGCGTCCTTGATCATAGCTTTGGTGTGAGAGGGGCAAATGTTTGACGGTACGTGTGGGTCACACATCGCGCTTTCATGTCAGGGCGGTGGACGTAGATACATGAGTGGAGTTTAGGGGCATTGTGGATAGGCACATATATATAGTGCAAACTGATCGCGTACAGACATCCGAAATTAATTGAAGGACATCGCGTTCGGCAGACTTTGTGGATATAAGGGCCTGTAACCGTACTATACTGCATTACATATTGTCCAAACACTTCCCAAAGTGACGTATCCACACAAATCCAATGCAATTCCTGTTACCTTCCCTGTGTTGGCATATTTCTGGAAATAGGGacgatttacggggatgttgccagaacgGACACAGCGCGGAGAAGATACCGTCGTCGGGAGGCGgagcttgtcagcgattggtccatcacatcactggccgggagaGACTGGAATGTAGGGATCATTTTCCCCACACAAGGCCGCAATGGGCTAGAGGGTGACTGGACACTCTGAACCCAAGGACCAAGGAGTAAGCGGCCGAAGGGACAGCCCCCACTCGACCCGCAGGGTCAGCGCTGTCCGCCCACGAACGCCATCCGCCTCGTGTCCCCCGTACGGCCGCAatgtgacgggctgtgggtcggcaacGCACACACACGCGGGGCCGTGGCTCCGGgcagcggacacacggggacCAAAACGTGGGGACCGTCTGGTCCTTCCGCCTACCCTGactcactgaccgcgatgcatcCTACCACCACACCAGAGCGATTCACCCCCCGACACCcggaccccgacccacacacggggAGATTCACCCCCCCGACAGCCACACCGGGTgattgacacccccccccccccccccctcaccggccTCGCGGACAGATG
The DNA window shown above is from Leucoraja erinacea ecotype New England unplaced genomic scaffold, Leri_hhj_1 Leri_659S, whole genome shotgun sequence and carries:
- the LOC129694416 gene encoding erythroblast NAD(P)(+)--arginine ADP-ribosyltransferase-like encodes the protein MMENSAAYMFTQSTASDQLAIEYLQVEKNRSTDFANVWDAATELRKSSRLRQIQVPDGLREEHVLAILAYTRPGDFYSKFNDALRKYGTSDSVYAKKFHFKSFHYLLSVALDRLRKTRGSAPVTTYRGMTDRSKAQAGSQMKFGHFASSSLDIHIARSVGTNTLFNITSGKGVKITGYSLCQQDEVLIPPDEVFNVTQYSSDKIKGVAISLVAEGEAGIAVRVERGVGGQLQVVRSVGSALSAVALWCAGTVLAPIFL